One Pogoniulus pusillus isolate bPogPus1 chromosome 42, bPogPus1.pri, whole genome shotgun sequence genomic window, CGAGGAGTTGCCCTACGGCTAAGATGAGCTCCCGGGGAAGCGGAGAGGCTTGCGGCGTGCTTTGAACACTGGGGCAAGCGCCCGTCCGGTGGCGATCCCCAACCCTCCCCCGCCCTCCCCTCCAAGTGTGTCTTCACCGGGACGTGGCAGTGAGGCTGCGGCTGCCGGGCCGGGGCAGTGCCCGTGCCCGTCCCCACCTCCCCGGGAGCTGGCGGTGCCAGGACGAGCCGGGGATGGCCAAATCCAGGCGCAAATGGGTAgcggctggggcagggctgggtgtgggTACAGCTTGCCCAGCCTGTGAGTGGGGAGGGCGCGGGAAGAGGCCGGGGGTCGGCACTGGGGACAGGCACAGAGGGGCACAAGGGAGCGGAGCCGGCCCCAGCTCGGTTGCCCCGTTCCGTGGTGAAGGGAGCCGGGACCGGCTGCCGTTTTCCCCTCTTTTGGCACCGAAGAGACGGCTGAAGGGCCAAGGCAACCGGCGCTGCCCTTTCGCGGAGACCCGATCTCACCGAGCTGTGCGTGAGGGGAGCCCGGGCCGCCCCTCCCCGCGGAGCCGGGAACAATAGGCGGTCTCGCCCCCTCCCCACTCACAGGGTCTTGGGCATTTCATCCTCCATGGCGCCGCTGCCGCCCCCGCCCAGCCCCGGCTCTTCAATCCGAGCCGGCCCCGAGGCCCCGTTCAACGCTCCGGGCAGCCCGAGCGCGGCGGCCCCGCCGAGCCCGAGCGGCGGACAATGAGCGGAGCGCTGCTCGCAAGATGGCGGCCGAAGGGGCCCGGACAGccccggggcgggggcgggAACGCGCATGCGCACCGAGGACACCTCGGCCCCGGTCCCCTCGCACACCCGCGCATGCGCGCCCCGTCCCGACGCCGTTACCGGGACCCCCGGCTGCTACGGGTGTCCCGTACCCGGCTGGTACCGGCGGTGCGGCCCCGGTGCTTAGTCAGCGCTCCAAAGCGAGAAACTAAAAAGACGGTGGTTAAAAAGTCAATGCGCCGCCCGGGAATCGAACCCGGGTCGCAAGAATGGGAATCTTGCATGATACCACTACACCAGCGGCGCTCCCGGGGAGGCGCTCCCCGCCCGCCCTTTAAAGCTTCGCGCCCGGCCCGTCCTTGGCCTTTGCTAACAACGGCCGTAGCTGCACACATTGCGCCATGCCGAGATTcggcctgctcctgctgctgctgctgctcgccGCTCTCTGCCCGCCCGCCCCGGCACGGCAGAACCCTGCCAGCATCGGTACGCACCGCACCGGCAGCGGGACCGGAGCGGGCACGGGGGTTGGGGGGCGACGACACATCATGGAAGCGGCGGTGGGGCGGACGCTTCTGTGGCCGCGCTCACCGCCCGGGCACGCTTCTTGCAGCCGTGGTCGGCGGCGGCATCGGCGGAGCGGCCACCGCTTACTTCCTCCGCCGCCGCTTCGGCCCCGCCGTGCGCCTGCAGCTGATGGAGAAGGCGGCGCCGGGAGGACGCTTGGCCACCGAGCAGCTGCACGGACAGGCCTACGAGGCCGGCGGCTCCGTCATCCACCCCCTCAACCTGCACATGAAGCACTTCGTCCAGCAGCTCGGTGAGGCAGCGCCCGGGCCACAAGCGCACCCCCGACAGCCCCGGCCCGCACAGCACCGCGCACGCAGCCAGCCCCGCGCCCGCACAGCACCGCACACGCAGCCAGCCCCGGCCCGCACAGCACCGCGCACGCAGCCAGCCCCGGCCCGCACAGCACCGCGCATGCAGCCAGCCCCGGCCCGCACAGCACCGCACACGCAGCCAGCCCCGGCCCGCACAGCACCGCACACGCAGCCAGCCCCGGCCCGCACAGCACCGCGCATGCAGCCAGCCCCGGCCCGCACAGCACCGCACACGCAGCCAGCCCCGGCCCGCACAGCACCGCACACGCAGCCAGCCCCGCGCCCGCGCTCCCGCTCCGCCTCCGGCTCCGGCTGCGGCTCCGCTGGGCCGGGGGGAGGCATCCCCAGAACACCGCACCTATGGCTGCCCCCTgccttccacagcctcccctcccctctctatCCTTAGCCTCAGTGCCCCCCACAACCGTAACCCCCCACAGCGTTACTCACTGTCCCACCTTACTCTCCAGTAGCCCCCCAGGTGCTTACCCCCAGTATCCCTCCCACATCCTTAACCCCCAAATAGCCTCCAATATGTTTAACCTCCTCTTATTTTTACCTTCTCCTTTACCCCCTCCCCTCAATGTCCCCCCATATTATTCCCCTCGAGACCCCTCTGCATCCCTAACCCCCAATATCCTCCCAACCTTTACCCCCCCTCTTGTGTTTAGCTCCATAGCCTTACCCCAAGAGCCTTACACCATAGCCTTAGCTCCCAACGACCCCACTCATATCCTGACCCTCAACAGCACACCCATATACTTAACCCCACACATGTCCCCCCATACCCTTGCCTTCACTATCCCCCCCATACCCTTGCCTTCATTATCCCCCCCATATCCTTCCCTTCACTATCCCCCCATATCCTTACCTTCACTATCCCCCCCATATCCTTCCCTTCACTATTCCCCCATATCCTTACCTTCACTATCCCCCCCATATCTTTACCTTCAGTATCCCTCCCATATCCTTCCCTTCAATATCCCCCTATATCCTTCCCCCAGTATCCCAAacatccttcccccccccccccccatacccCTCACCAACCTTCCCTCTCCCATCCTTCCCTCACAtcccctcctgttctccagcagccccagggaaagGGAACCCCAAATCCTGCTGGCAGTTGGCTGTCCTAGCTCCCAACCCTAGCATGAAGGTCCAAAGGTCACCAACAAAACCAGATCTGGCTCAGGCTCAAAGCCTAATTCCCCTCTCCCAAGTCCTGGAGATCCAAGCATGGTTATCAGAGCCTGCTGAGGTTGCCTCAGGGAGTCAACCTTTGGTTAaatcacctttttttccccccttgttcCTGGAGGCCTCTCTCCTGTCCCGCTGCCAGGGAGCCTGCTGGGCATTTATGATGGCAAGGAGCTGGTctttgagcagagcagctggtaCCTGATCAACCTCCTCAAGCTCCTCTGGCACTATGGTTTCAATGGCCTGAGGAGGTACTTGTGGGTGGAGGACATCGTGGACAGGTTCATGAGGTATGTCAGACCCTTGGGAGGGCAAAGGTGGGACAGTGGCCGTGGGAAAAGGGATGCAGTCTGCTGGAGAGTTGTGGAGTTTGGGGAAATCATCCTGTGGCTGCTGAGATGTCCTGCTAGAGACCTGCAGCTAGGGCTGGGTCCACTctgcctcagcatcttcatcgcAGGATGAAGGGACAGGAGGGACCCTCAGCCAGTTTCTGGTGGTGCCAAACTGTGAGGAGTGCTGAGAGCccttcaggctgtgctggcatccaatgagctctggccaggctggcagctgggggagaggaagctcagggagttcaaagcagggcaagggcaggatcctgcccctgggcagcaacaacctcctgcagcaggacagctgaggagggacctgctggggagcagctgcaaggagaaggagctggcagtgctgggggcaggaaggtgcccaggagccagcaatgtgccctggtggccaagaaggctccAGTGGTGTCCGGGGGGGCAtggagaagagtgtgggcagcagggcaagggagggtctggtaccctctgctctgcccagagctgcagtgctgggtccaggtctgtgctgcccaggggcagagggacagggaagtgctgcagagagcccagggcaggctgggcagatgctgaggggcctggagcagctctggcagcagcaaaggctgagccctggggctgagagcctgcaggagagcagccccagagggcatctgagcagtgctgagcaagagctgaaggagctgtgaggggcaagaggctggggtcaggctctgctcagtggtgcccaggtcctccacagcctcttgAAGCCAAAAAGATGTTCACCAGTGCCCAAACTCCTCTGCCTTGCCCCTGCCCGCAGGATCTATCGCTACCAGGCACACGACTACGCCTTCAGCAGCAACGAGAGGCTGCTGCACGCCCTTGGAGGGGATGACTTCACCCTCCTGCTCAACCAGAGCATCGATGAAGCCATGCAGAGAGCTGGCTTCTCCCAGAAGTACATCGATCAGATGGCATCTCCTATCATGAGGATCAACTATGGGCAGGGTGTCAACATCAATGGTTTCGTGGGTGAGTGCTCCACAGCCCTGAGCTCCCAGCGTGGCCATCCTGAGGACCTGCTGCTCCTCGTGGCTGTTGGGACTCCTGCTCCCGTGCAgcacaacctcctgtgctgtgttaCTGCCTCCCTGCCACAAGTCCTTGGCCTGCAGCAAGCTCTGTGCCCCAAAGGGttgggattctgcccctgttctGCCCCTCTGTGTTTCAAGTGCTCAGCCACACAACCACACTGCACTGATGGTGGCTTCCTTGTAGGTGTCATTTCTCTGGCATGGATGGACTCAGGCCTTTGGTCAGTGAAAGGGGGGAACAAACTGGTCTGCAGTGGTCTGCTGTCTGCCTCCAAGGCTGAAGTTATCCCTGGAACTGTGTTGTCCATAGAGCCCAAAGTCAGGCCTGGGCCCAGAGGTGAGTTGGGGTTGCTTtggtggggaggggcagctggagcTCACTTTGGCCTCCCTCTTGGCAGCCTGAAGCAAAGCCTTGGGTCTTCCATGGTCTTCCTGTCCTTACTTCCACATCCTTACCTCCATAAACCCATTCATGTTTTTACCCCCATATCCCTAACCTCATTATCCCTCATATCCTTTGCCCCCAAATATGTCCCCCCATATCCATACCCCCAAATATGCCCCTCAATATCCATGCCCTCAATACCCTCCATATCCATAGCCCCAAATATGTCCCCCCCATATCCTTCCATGGGGTTCCAAGAGGAGAAGtgagctctgctccccaccccagctcacagccaagCTGGGCCCAGTTCTAACACTACTCCAGCTGGCAGCAAGGTGCTGAGAGCCCAGAGGGGAGAGTCAGAGGGACAGGTGGGatcccccccagcactgcagtggcATAACCAAGCTGTGCTCCCCAGGGGACCCGGTGAAGCTCTACCAGGTCACTTACAgcacaggctcagaggtgacagGGGACACCTACGACATGGTCTTCATCGCTGCTCCGCTGGGCCCCGACTTGGCCAACATCAGCTTCAAGAACTTTGAGCCTCCCATCCGCCAGCTGCCCAACCTGTACCACCAGACCATCACCACGCTGGTGCACGGCCGCCTCAACACCTCCTTCTTTGGTTACCCAGAGCCAGCAACCTTTCCTTTCGGTGACATCTTCACCATGGACAAGCCCAACCTCTTCTTCAGCAGCGTGGGGAAGGTGTCCTCCGTGCAAGGTGTGAGcgctgaggcagagctgccctccCAGTTGGCCACCTGGAGGGTGTTCTCCAATGAGGTCCTCACCGAGGAGCAGCTcaacctgctcttctcctcctaTGACTCCGTCAAGGTGAAGCAGTGGTTGGCCTACCCTGAGTACAGGCCCCCAGAGGAATGTCCTCCCATCCTCCTGCACGACCACATCTACTACGTGAGCGGCATCGAGCGAGCTGCCAGCGCCATGGAGTTCAATGCCATCGCGGCCAAGAACGCTGCCCTGCTGGGCTACCACCGCTGGCACGGCAACGGCCACCGCATCGACCAGGAGGGGCTGCATGAgaagctgaaggcagagctctgagctcgGCTCCAGCCTCTCCGAGACAAAGATGCACCTGCTGTGGAGCCACCACTGGAGCTAACCAACGGAGATCTCCTGGCTGAGTCCCCCACAGGAGATGCTCTGCTAACTGAAGATAGCCTAGAACCACAAGGGCAGGGCAGAAGCTTTCCCCAGTGTGCCAGCCCTCCTCTGAGCCCTCCCCCACGGAGCCCTCCCTGAGCCCTTCCCCACAAAGCCTTCCCCGCAGAGTACTTCCCAATGGAGCCTTCCCCGAGGACCCCTTCCTGGGGGAGCCCTCCTTGAGCCCTTCCCCGAGGACCCCTTCCCAGGGGAGCCCTCCCTGAGCCCTTCCCCAAGGACCCCTTCCCAGGGGAGCCCTCCCTGAGCCCTTCCCCGAGGACCCCTTCCCAGGGGAGCCCTCCTTGAGCCCTTCCCCCAAAGCCTTCCCGGGGGAGCTCTCCCTGAGCCCTTCCCCGAGGACCCCTTCCCAGGGGAGCCCTCCTTGAGCCCTTCCCCGAGGACCCCTTCCCAGGGGAGCCCTCCTTGAGCCCTTCCCCGAGGACCCCTTCCCAGGGGAGCCCTCCCTGAGCCCTTCCCCGAGGACCCCTTCCCAGGGGAGCCCTCCCTGAGCCCTTCCCCGAGGACCCCTTCCCGGCGGAGCCCTCCCTGAGCCCTTCCAGCGAAGCCTTCCCCGTGGAGTCCTTCCCAATGGAGCCTTCCCCCAGGACCCCTTCCCGGCGaagccttctccacagagccCTTCCCAACGGAGCCTTCTCTGCGCCCTGCCCAGCGGAGCCTTCTCCACAGACCCCTTCCCTGCGGAGCCTTCCCCGCAGAGTCCTTCCcaatggagccttctctgcaaaGCCTTCCCGGCGGAGCCCTCCTTGAGCCCTTCCCAGTGGAGCCTTCCCGGTGGAGCCCTCCTTGAGCCCTTCCCCGAGGAACCCTTCCCGGCAGAGCCCTTCCCAACGGAGCCTTCTCTGCGCCCTGCCCAGCGGAGCCTTCTCCACAGACCCCttccctgcagagccttccccaAGGCTTCTCCAAGCTCCTCAGCCTATCCCTGGGTGAGCTGAAAGAAGCTCTCCATGCCATGGTGACCCCAGCAGCGTTCTCCATGGTCAGGAACCCACCAGACTCTGCCTCACTatgaaggagctgctgcaagTCGTTTCCCTTCCTGGACCTATTTCAGTCCAGGCAAATCAGTTCCTTGCTGCCAGCTTTGGCCTCAGCCATTTCCAACCAATTCTGGGTGGAAATTTGGGGCTCTGTTTTTGACTTTGCTCCCAGAACAAGCTGTGGAGCTTCggggtggtggagctgcagggGAACACAGGAGGGTGCCAAATTGGGTGGGGAAATCACTGATTTTTGCCTCGTGGAGCTTTGAAATAATTAATTTGTGATGAGCTGAGCCTACAGGTAGGAAAAGTTGGCTTTGGGTGGGAGAAAAATCCCTTTTTTTCTGGGAATGTTGTGTCCCTTGCCTCTGTGGTGCCTCCACCTCGTGTGAAGTTTGTGGCTTAATAAAACTAATGCAGTGTGGAAGTTGGAGCCTTGGGAGTTCTTTCTCAGCCACCTCCTCGCTGGGTGCAGCTAAAAGGAGATGTTCTCTTATTCACTGCCTGTGTTCTCCTCATGGAAAAGGTTTCTTtggtattccaggtgtggaATATGAAGTTGCTCTTGAGtccagcagcccctgggcagagctgcagtgattGGCACATTTCATAGAGTcgtggaccttaaagatcacaaatcccaggggctggaagggacccaaagagctcatccagtccaagccccctgccacagcagggccacacaatgcagctcagggcacacagaacacatccagacaggcctggaaaggctccacacaaggagactccacaacctctctgggcagcctgtgccaggctctgggacccttccagccaagaagttgcccttgtgctgagctgcaacctcctgtgctgcagcttccatccactgctgctgctcctgtcccaggcagcagtgagcagagcctgtccccccctcctgacccccagccctcagagagttccaaacattgattcaatcccctctcagtcttctcttctgcagactaagcagccccagggccctcagcctctcctccccaggcagtgctccactcccctcctcatcctcacagccctcccttggactctctccagcagttcctgtccctcttccactgggaagccccaaactgaaggcagggctcaagatgaggtctccccagggcagagcagaagggggggagaacctccctggatctgctggacacactggatcattcccagttccaaccccctgccatagacagggacaactcccaccagaccagcttgctccagggccCATCCAACCTGGATCTGAACGCTGCCAGGTTTAGAGCCTACACAACTcatctgggcaagctgctccagtgcctcactgcccccatggggaagaatttcttcctaatttccaatCTCAGTCCAACTTcctccagtctgaagccatcacccagcagaccatggcactcagtgccccagccagccttggctgcaacacctccagccatgggcactgcaccacctccctgggcagcccattccagtgccaatcactctctctgacaacaacttcctcctcacagccagcctcaacctgccctgccacagcttcagcctctggcccctgcttctggccctgcctgcctggcagcagagcccaaccccacctggctacagcctccctgcaggcagctgcaggcagcaatgagctctgccctgagcctcctctgctgcaggctgcacccccccagctccctcagcctctcctcacagggctgtgctccaggcccctccccagccttgctgccctgctctgggcaccttccagcacctcaacagctctcttgacttggtctggttggttgggcagggctgggtgctaggttgggctggaggagcttggagctctctgccaacctgcctgattctatggttccatgattctgtgtgaccagTTTTGTGCTTCCATGACCCTCTCTGACCAGTTCTGTGCTTCCAGGACCCTCTCTGACCAGTTCTATGCTTCCAGGACCCTCTCTGACCAGTTCTATGCTTCCATGACCCTCTCTGACCAGCTCTATGCTTCCAGGACCCTCTCTGACCAGTTCTATGCTTCCATGACCCTCTCTGACCAGCTCTATGCTTCCAGGACCCTCTCTGACCAGTTCTGTGCTTCCAGGACCCTCTCTGACcagttctgtgcttccatgACTCTCTCTGACCAGCTCTATGCTTCCAGGACCCTCTCTGACCAGTTCTGTGCTTCCAGGACCCTCTCTGACCAGTTCTGTGCTTCCAGGACCCTCTCTGACcagttctgtgcttccatgACCCTCTCTGACCAGTTCTGTGCTTCCAGGACCCTCTCTGACCAGTTCTGTGCTTCCAGGACCCTCTCTGACCAGTTCTGTGCTTCCAGGGCCCTCTCTGACCAGTTCTGTGCTTCCAGGACCCTCTCTGACCAGTTCTATGCTTCCACGACCCTCTCTGACCCCTTGCACGCTTCCCCGCCGGTCTCTGGCCGGGTCCGGTCCCCCCGCAGCTCGGTGGCCGCGGCAGGTTGGCTCCGGGAGCCTCCATCCCACCGCCCATGCCCCGACGAAACCGCTTGGAGCTCTGCCCGCAGGCGTTTGCGGATCTCTTCGCAGCCTCGGAGGTGCTCCTGGagctcttccaagccaaacaccAACCCACGGGGACGAAACAACCCTCCAGAGAGCAGTAAAAGAAGCGTCGATAGCGACCGGAGCCCGGCACAGAGCCACGATCGGTGCACCGAGGACCGGAGAGTACAAACTCGCCCCAAAACCAACccttcccccccgcccccagcgCAGTTTGTTCCTTATCCTGCGGCAGGACAAACTCCAGCAGGTTCCTCGGCTCCCGTTCAGCCTCCCTCCGCCTCCCGCCCACCGCTCCGCCGGGCTCGGCCGGGGCAGGGCTCGGCTGCCGGCACGGCCCCGCCTGCCCTCCCCGCAGCCATGCCGGGCCGCggcctgccgctgccgctgctgctgctcgcCGCTCTCTGCCCGCCCGCCCCGGCACGGCAGAACCCTGCCAGCATCGGTACGCACCGCACCGGCACCGGGGGAAGGGGAGGCGGGGGGGGATGTGCGGGGAGCCTCTCACCGCCCGGGCACGCTTCTTGCAGCCGTGGTCGGCGGCGGCATCGGCGGAGCGGCCACCGCTTACTTCCTCCGCCGCCGCTTCGGCCCCGCCGTGCGCCTGCAGCTGATGGAGAAGGCGGCGCCGGGAGGACGCTTGGCCACCGAGCAGCTGCACGGACAGGCCTACGAGGCCGGCGGCTCCGTCATCCACCCCCTCAACCTGCACATGAAGCACTTCGTCCAGCAGCTCGGTGAGGCAGCGCCCGGGCCACAAGCGCACCCCCGACAGCCCCGGCCCGCACAGCACCGCGCACGCAGCCAGCCCCGG contains:
- the LOC135192496 gene encoding prenylcysteine oxidase 1-like; its protein translation is MPRFGLLLLLLLLAALCPPAPARQNPASIAVVGGGIGGAATAYFLRRRFGPAVRLQLMEKAAPGGRLATEQLHGQAYEAGGSVIHPLNLHMKHFVQQLGLSPVPLPGSLLGIYDGKELVFEQSSWYLINLLKLLWHYGFNGLRRYLWVEDIVDRFMRIYRYQAHDYAFSSNERLLHALGGDDFTLLLNQSIDEAMQRAGFSQKYIDQMASPIMRINYGQGVNINGFVGVISLAWMDSGLWSVKGGNKLVCSGLLSASKAEVIPGTVLSIEPKVRPGPRGDPVKLYQVTYSTGSEVTGDTYDMVFIAAPLGPDLANISFKNFEPPIRQLPNLYHQTITTLVHGRLNTSFFGYPEPATFPFGDIFTMDKPNLFFSSVGKVSSVQGVSAEAELPSQLATWRVFSNEVLTEEQLNLLFSSYDSVKVKQWLAYPEYRPPEECPPILLHDHIYYVSGIERAASAMEFNAIAAKNAALLGYHRWHGNGHRIDQEGLHEKLKAEL